A region of the Bos mutus isolate GX-2022 chromosome 18, NWIPB_WYAK_1.1, whole genome shotgun sequence genome:
TTCGAGGAAAGAAGTATTTCTGTGGCGGCTGGCTTTTAGTGGCCCCAGTGGATGGGCTCCACCCCAGGGAAGGTTTGAGACCCAACAGACCTTTGACCCACCCTCTGCTTTATCCCCTGGATAGGAGATATTTCTCCCACTCTTCAGGAGGTCTGTGTGCTAAGTTTACGTAACAGGAAATCTATACCTCCTAAATGTTTTACTAACAACAGGTACAAACGGGCAAAATCCAACTTCTTGACTAATTTCAAGGAATTTTCAGATTCAaacttcttcattttttaattgaggaacATGATGTGTCATAGTGCATGTTAAAACCCACAGTCCCCATCCTTTGAGACACAAAGCCTTTATCCAGTAAAGTAGAAAGATGCCTGAAATGTGACATGAAATGGGCCAGATTACCTGGAGCTACCATGATTTCATGTTTCTTGGATCTGATCCTAAGAAAAGTTAGGTCGTTCTGAGGGTCAATGTCACGGACGGTACTCTTGGCTTTCATGGTCAGCTGATGAAGGAGACCTGCGTACTGAACTGTTGTTGAGTTGTCCAAGGTTGTTCGGATGGGAATGCCTAGTACAAGATTTAATTAtgggttaaacattttttttttttttttataaaagcaatAGGTGCATCATAGAAATACTGGAAAATActggtaattttaaaaaggaagaaaaagtgatGACTCATATTACTCACTGGaacaattttactttatttccttcCAATCTTTCTGCCTCcacatggattttaaaatttagttggATCAAATTATAAAAGTAGATTTGActgttgcttttttcttcatTCAAAGGGCAGCATACAAGTTTTCCTTGTTGACGGTGCCATcgacattatttttaatggctgtagACTTTACTGTTCTTTGGATACAACATAATATAATCAACCCCCTACTATAGGATTGTTaggttgtgtgtttttgttttcgtACCTAATGGTGATGAACACTTTAGTATACAAATCTTTTGGAAATTGTTAATTGATTATTTCAGTAGTAACATGTTTCTATATGAAATGCATTTCCCTAAGCAtcctgtctggagaaggcaatggcaccccactccagtactcttgcctggaaagtcccatggatggaggagcctggtaggctgcagtccatggggttgctaagggtaggacatggctgagcgacttccctttcacttttcactttcatgcaatggagaaggaaatggcaaccctctcgtgttcttgcctggagaatcccagggatggcggagcctggtgggctgccatctatggggttgtacagagtcggacacgactgaagtgacttagcagcagcagcagcaagcatcctGTCTACAGTGAGGTGAGTTCACCGTGAGAAGCTGTGAAAAGTCCACTTAACACATGGTGCTAGTTTCCTGAGAACAGAGATAGAAGGGGGTATCTGCACCTGCTAGAGAGTATCAAAAGGGGTTTTCAGAATTTCTTTGTAACTTCCTCATACAGTATTTTGCAAACCTTAATTTTTATGCTAGAAAACACAGCCACAAAGATGCTGTAGTTTGGCTGGGCATGCCCTGGTTTGCACTCATTCTTGGTTTAAGCATGATTAGATTTGGCTACTTGTGTGCTCTATTGTTTCATTATGAGTGTAAAACAGAAGCTATTAATTTAGCAGAAAAAAACCTAGCCAGACAAATATGCGAGTATAATTTCATTCCATTCAAATCCATCCAGCCTCTCTTCAGGTCACTCTGTGCTTATTGTGGAACAGGTGCCGTGCTAGCTGTTTTACATATATCGTACCTAATCAGAGCCGACCtccatattattttgaaaactaccAAATAAGCCAGGGAATTCCAAGGATTTGATTTGCAAATGTGCCTTGAGTTTTGGGGGGCACATGAAGGTGAATCTGGGATTGTTGTCAAGTTCCTCAGGAACCCAAATGAAGGCCCATCAATAAAAAAGGCTAAGGTGGCCCTCTTGGTTTTTTCCCTCAGAGAATGTAGCTCCAGAAACTGGTCTGAGTGCTTCTAACTTGGGACTTTGTTTTTCATGAAAACCTTTGGAGAGCCTCAACTCTGAAACAGACTAATTTCCTTCCCCTTTAAGAAATTCATTCTCTCCAGAGTCGGTCTTGCCAAACAAGATGAGGAGGACAATATTTATAAGGAAAACCTTTTCAGTAAATAAGGTTTCATAGAAAGCTTGTTAATTTCTGTATTATTGTTTGCTGGCCACTTTCTCTCCAGAAGTCAGTTCTGTCTTTCACACCTGGTGAACCATTACATGTGTGTCTTTACCAAGCAGGAGACTGAAAGTGGAGCAAGCACTCCACCTTTTAAGGGTGCTTTTTGACCAAACAGTTTTATTTTGCATCACGAAGAGTGACTATCTACAAAGTCTGCATTGCTCAGtgtcaaaaaagaaatacaagcagaataaattatttaaagtgcAGATGACAAGATTATGAATCAGATGCTCGGGCCTACTTAGTCAGTCTATTCATGATCCAAGTCAATAAATAATAGACCTAGCCTTCCTGAATAATAAGTGTGCACTGTGGAAACTCTTGGAGTTCTTCATATTGCTGTGGACCcttggggaaaaaatatcaatcaacaaatatttattgagttcttgcTTGGGACCATgtgaagtaattaaaaaataatttattaggaAGTAATTATAGCATATGGTATAAAACACACCCACTTCTTCTGAGAGGTAACCACTGCTCTGTTTCTTTGGTGTCCTTGCAGAGATAGTCTAAGTTTATTTAAGTCTGTTCACATTTGTATTCTTCAACTGTATCATTCTCTATTCTGTACCTTAACTTCTTCCATTTGATACACTTGGAAAGTTGTTGCCTTCTGTCCACATAAGGCTAGGGCATTCCTGTTAATGGCTGTATAATGCGACTGTTGAATGGATGCTTTGTAATGCACGTAACTAATATATCTTCCTGCCAAGCATTTGGGCTGTTCCCAATCTTTGCCTTTTATAAACAAGGCGACAGAATATATCTGTGTGGATGCCATTTCACATTTGTATATACTTGTGGGTAGGATAAATTCCTCAAATGTAACTTCTAGAACAAAGAGTATAAATTCAATATTCCTAAATTTACGacactgctttaaaaatatgaatctttATGATCCCACCAAGGTGGTACTCTTCAACTGTACACTTGTAGTTTGGTTGCtagattatatttcaaaaataaaaggaaatggctggatggctggATAAAATCTAATGAAATCCAAATGATGGATTGTTAGAAATgtcaagaatatttaaaattaagagcCTGCAGAAATCAGGCTTATATACATAAGAATATACAACGGATATGACTGTCTGGGAAACAAATATGCATGTTCACCAGTATCTAGTTCAGTGATCAGGACTGTAATATTGTaaacaatgaattattttataaatggggaACCAATGTTAACAAAGAATCTAACAAAAACCTACACCCCTCAGCATTGGGTTAAACTGATAAGCTCATTTCATTGTCATGGATAAGTCTATGTTTCAGATAGTGAA
Encoded here:
- the DYNLRB2 gene encoding dynein light chain roadblock-type 2 produces the protein MAEVEETLKRIQSHKGVIGTMVVNAEGIPIRTTLDNSTTVQYAGLLHQLTMKAKSTVRDIDPQNDLTFLRIRSKKHEIMVAPDKEYLLIVIQNPCE